One Thiocapsa sp. genomic window carries:
- the ntrC gene encoding nitrogen regulation protein NR(I) produces the protein MNNREPKVWVIDDDRSIRWVLERALRKAEMHVTCFSNGVGVMEALQREQPDVILTDIRMPGIDGLDLLRQVSARYPGLPVIIMTAHSDLDSAVSAFHGGAFEYLPKPFDLDEAVVQVNRACRRGREERPEEIVMTKAPDIIGEAPAMQEVFRAIGRLARSNITVLINGESGTGKELVARALHRHSPRSDRPFIALNMAAIPRDLLESELFGHERGSFTGAQSRREGRFEQADGGTLFLDEIGDMPAELQTRLLRVLADGEFYRVGGVAPTRVDVRIIAATHQNLEELVRQGRFREDLFHRLNVIRIHLPALRNRREDVPVLMRHFLAQAALELTCEPKVLAPSAIDHLKRLEWPGNVRQLENTARWVTVMASGKEIHAEDLPPELNASFSEPVRDEPWETVFRRWVRQSLKQGQGALLDTAMPVFEQILIQTALEHTGGRRQEAARLLGWGRNTLTRKIKELQLDIEIDPEEHSADEDSARRPQIG, from the coding sequence ATGAATAATCGCGAGCCCAAGGTCTGGGTCATCGACGACGACAGGTCCATCCGGTGGGTGCTCGAGCGCGCCCTGCGCAAGGCCGAGATGCACGTGACCTGTTTCTCCAACGGGGTCGGTGTCATGGAAGCACTCCAGCGCGAGCAGCCGGATGTCATCCTGACCGATATCCGTATGCCCGGGATCGACGGGCTGGATCTCTTGCGACAGGTCTCGGCCCGCTATCCCGGATTGCCCGTGATCATCATGACCGCACATTCCGACCTCGACAGCGCGGTGTCGGCATTTCATGGAGGTGCCTTCGAATACCTGCCCAAGCCATTCGATCTCGACGAGGCCGTGGTACAGGTCAACCGGGCTTGCCGGCGCGGTCGCGAGGAGCGCCCCGAAGAGATCGTGATGACCAAGGCGCCGGATATCATCGGCGAGGCCCCTGCCATGCAGGAGGTCTTTCGGGCGATCGGCCGGCTTGCGCGCTCGAACATCACGGTTCTGATCAACGGCGAATCCGGAACCGGGAAAGAGTTGGTTGCACGCGCACTGCACCGCCACAGTCCGCGCAGCGATCGCCCCTTCATCGCCTTGAACATGGCCGCAATCCCAAGGGATCTTCTGGAGTCGGAGCTGTTCGGTCACGAGCGGGGCTCCTTTACGGGGGCCCAAAGTCGTCGCGAAGGGCGATTCGAGCAGGCCGACGGGGGAACCTTGTTCCTGGACGAGATCGGGGATATGCCCGCCGAGCTTCAAACCCGACTCCTGCGGGTGCTCGCCGACGGCGAGTTCTACCGAGTCGGCGGCGTTGCCCCGACGCGGGTGGACGTGAGGATCATCGCGGCGACGCACCAAAACCTTGAGGAATTGGTTCGGCAAGGACGTTTTCGCGAGGACTTGTTCCATCGTCTCAACGTCATCCGGATTCATCTCCCCGCGCTGCGCAATCGGCGTGAAGACGTCCCCGTCTTGATGCGGCACTTTCTCGCCCAAGCGGCCCTGGAGCTGACGTGCGAGCCGAAGGTGCTCGCGCCGAGTGCGATCGATCACCTGAAGCGGCTTGAGTGGCCCGGCAATGTCCGCCAGCTCGAGAACACCGCCCGCTGGGTGACCGTCATGGCCTCGGGCAAAGAGATTCACGCCGAGGATCTGCCGCCCGAGCTCAATGCCTCGTTTTCCGAGCCGGTTCGCGACGAGCCGTGGGAGACCGTGTTTCGCCGTTGGGTCCGTCAGAGCCTCAAACAGGGACAGGGTGCCTTGCTGGATACGGCCATGCCGGTGTTCGAGCAAATCCTCATCCAGACCGCCTTGGAGCATACCGGCGGGCGTCGGCAAGAGGCTGCGCGACTCCTCGGCTGGGGACGCAACACCCTGACGCGTAAGATTAAGGAGTTGCAACTGGATATCGAGATCGACCCGGAGGAGCACTCGGCCGATGAGGATTCAGCGCGGCGCCCCCAAATCGGGTAG
- the glnL gene encoding nitrogen regulation protein NR(II), whose amino-acid sequence MSIQPAPKPALERTILDHLNTAVLLFDKDLRLLYINPAAEMLFEISARHMIGHHALNLLPCPDQQVEARLKAALESRHPFTEREINVVAGDGRTKTVNCTVLPLHHFDAHDQVLVELAQVDRQLRITREEHLLSQHQATQALIRGLAHEIKNPLGGLRGAAQLLEQELPDPGLREYTRIIIDEADRLQDLVNRMVGPSRMPRRALVNIHNVLEHVRGLILAESPTGPRVQRDYDPSIPDFMADQDRLIQAFLNLARNASAAAGMTGRIELRTRVLRQFTIGNRRHRLVLQAQIRDNGPGIPLEIEDRIFFPMVSGHQGGTGLGLPIAQELISQHGGLIECESRPGETTFYVYLPLETDYE is encoded by the coding sequence ATGAGTATTCAGCCAGCGCCGAAGCCGGCCCTAGAGCGGACGATCCTCGATCACCTGAACACGGCCGTCCTCCTGTTCGATAAGGACTTACGTCTTCTCTATATCAATCCCGCGGCCGAGATGCTCTTTGAGATCAGTGCACGACACATGATCGGACACCATGCACTCAACCTGCTTCCCTGCCCCGACCAGCAGGTTGAAGCGCGTTTGAAGGCCGCCTTGGAGTCGCGTCACCCCTTCACCGAGCGTGAGATCAACGTCGTTGCCGGCGACGGACGCACCAAGACGGTGAACTGCACCGTCCTGCCGCTGCACCACTTTGATGCGCACGATCAAGTGCTCGTGGAGCTCGCGCAGGTCGACCGTCAACTCCGCATCACCCGTGAGGAGCATCTGCTTTCTCAGCACCAGGCAACCCAGGCCTTGATCCGCGGTTTAGCGCACGAAATCAAGAACCCGCTCGGCGGGTTGCGCGGCGCTGCGCAGCTGCTCGAGCAGGAGCTTCCCGACCCGGGGTTGCGCGAATACACGCGAATCATTATCGACGAGGCCGACCGACTCCAGGACCTGGTCAACCGGATGGTCGGGCCCAGTCGCATGCCCCGCCGAGCCTTGGTCAATATCCACAATGTCTTGGAGCATGTCCGCGGACTCATCCTCGCGGAGTCGCCGACCGGCCCGCGCGTGCAGCGCGACTATGACCCGAGTATCCCCGATTTCATGGCCGATCAGGACCGCTTGATTCAAGCCTTCCTGAACCTGGCTCGCAACGCCTCCGCCGCGGCGGGAATGACGGGGCGCATCGAGCTGCGCACCCGAGTTCTGCGTCAATTCACGATCGGAAACCGTCGTCATCGCCTTGTGCTGCAGGCGCAGATCCGCGACAACGGACCCGGAATCCCGCTGGAGATCGAGGATCGAATCTTCTTTCCGATGGTCTCGGGCCACCAAGGCGGTACCGGGCTGGGCCTACCCATCGCCCAAGAGCTCATCAGCCAACATGGAGGCCTCATCGAGTGCGAGAGTCGGCCGGGCGAGACCACGTTTTACGTCTATCTGCCGTTGGAGACGGACTATGAATAA
- a CDS encoding DUF4124 domain-containing protein — MMRHAFIVLALLTPFAWSAEIFRWVDADGRTHFSDRRPPDAEAQRIVPETGPAGDSDGAAPSDDAPFLGPYAAFDILTPSAGAVLVQQTDTLEIQLELDPPLLEGHRLDLMLDDRAVPVEAGATRFQVEGVGFEAHRIQARVQDALGTVVATTSSLELELRQSVPPGVLP, encoded by the coding sequence ATGATGAGACACGCGTTCATAGTCCTCGCTCTCTTGACGCCCTTCGCTTGGAGTGCCGAGATCTTTCGCTGGGTCGACGCCGACGGACGCACCCACTTCTCGGATCGACGGCCTCCGGATGCGGAGGCGCAGCGCATTGTTCCCGAGACGGGTCCAGCCGGCGACTCCGATGGCGCGGCGCCGTCGGATGATGCCCCGTTTCTCGGACCCTACGCGGCCTTCGACATCCTGACACCGTCCGCCGGCGCTGTCCTGGTTCAGCAGACCGACACACTCGAGATTCAACTCGAGCTGGATCCGCCGCTGCTCGAAGGACATCGTCTCGATCTCATGCTCGATGATCGTGCGGTCCCCGTCGAGGCGGGAGCGACGCGATTTCAAGTCGAGGGTGTCGGCTTCGAGGCACACCGCATCCAGGCGCGTGTGCAGGATGCGCTCGGCACGGTGGTCGCGACCACTTCGTCGCTCGAGCTTGAGCTGCGCCAATCCGTCCCCCCCGGGGTATTGCCCTAA
- the glnA gene encoding glutamate--ammonia ligase, whose translation MTDVIKMIKDNDVKFVDLRFTDTRGKEQHVSMPVRVVDEDLFKDGKMFDGSSIAGWKGIEASDMVLMPEPSTAVLDPFTDENTLIIRCDILEPDTMTGYERDPRSLAKRAEAYLKSTGIADTAYFGPEPEFFILDDVRWGADMSGAFYKIDSEEAGWNSERVFADGNMGHRPSTKGGYFPVPPVDSLNDIRAAMCLALEEMGVPVEVHHHEVATAGQCEIGTQFDTLVSRADKNQITKYVVQNVAHAYGKTATFMPKPLVGDNGSGMHVHQSLSKDGQNIFAGDKYAGLSDTALYYIGGIIKHARSLNALTNPSTNSYKRLVPGFEAPVMLAYSARNRSASVRIPYVASPKGRRIEVRFPDSTCNPYLAFAAMMMAGLDGIQNKIHPGDAMDKDLYDLPREEAKAIPTVCHSLDMALEHLDQDREYLTAGGVFTDDLIDAYIALKMGEVTRIRMTTHPVEFDMYYSL comes from the coding sequence ATGACAGACGTGATCAAAATGATCAAGGACAACGACGTGAAGTTCGTCGACCTTCGCTTCACCGACACACGCGGCAAAGAGCAGCACGTCTCCATGCCCGTCAGGGTGGTCGACGAAGACCTGTTCAAGGACGGCAAGATGTTCGACGGCTCGTCGATCGCGGGCTGGAAGGGCATCGAGGCGTCGGACATGGTCCTGATGCCCGAACCCTCCACCGCCGTGCTGGACCCCTTCACGGACGAAAACACCCTGATCATCCGCTGCGACATCCTGGAACCCGACACCATGACCGGGTACGAGCGCGACCCGCGCTCCCTGGCCAAGCGCGCGGAAGCCTACCTGAAGTCCACGGGCATCGCCGACACGGCGTACTTCGGTCCGGAGCCCGAGTTCTTCATCCTGGACGATGTACGCTGGGGCGCGGACATGAGCGGCGCCTTCTACAAGATCGATTCCGAGGAGGCCGGCTGGAATTCCGAGCGCGTCTTCGCCGACGGCAACATGGGGCATCGCCCGAGCACGAAAGGCGGTTACTTCCCGGTCCCGCCGGTTGATTCGCTGAACGATATTCGCGCAGCCATGTGTCTTGCGCTCGAAGAAATGGGTGTGCCGGTCGAGGTGCATCACCATGAAGTCGCAACTGCGGGCCAATGCGAGATCGGCACCCAGTTCGATACCCTCGTATCGCGCGCCGACAAGAACCAAATCACCAAGTACGTCGTCCAGAACGTCGCCCATGCCTACGGCAAGACCGCGACCTTCATGCCCAAGCCCCTGGTCGGCGACAACGGCAGCGGCATGCATGTGCACCAGTCGCTGAGCAAGGACGGCCAGAATATCTTCGCCGGCGACAAGTACGCAGGCTTGTCCGACACGGCGCTTTACTACATCGGCGGGATCATCAAGCATGCCCGCTCTCTCAACGCCTTGACCAACCCCTCCACCAACTCCTACAAACGTTTGGTGCCGGGCTTCGAGGCCCCCGTGATGCTCGCCTATTCGGCGCGCAACCGCTCCGCCTCGGTTCGTATTCCCTATGTCGCCAGTCCCAAGGGCCGTCGGATCGAGGTCCGTTTCCCGGATTCGACCTGCAACCCCTACCTGGCTTTCGCCGCGATGATGATGGCCGGTCTGGACGGCATCCAGAACAAGATCCACCCCGGCGATGCCATGGATAAGGATCTCTACGATCTGCCGCGCGAAGAGGCCAAGGCCATCCCGACGGTCTGCCACTCTCTGGACATGGCCTTGGAGCATCTGGACCAAGACAGGGAATACCTCACCGCCGGCGGAGTCTTCACCGACGATTTGATCGACGCCTATATCGCTCTGAAGATGGGCGAGGTCACACGCATCCGGATGACCACGCACCCGGTCGAGTTCGACATGTACTACAGCCTCTAG
- a CDS encoding cation diffusion facilitator family transporter, producing MRTPTDASAERRHAVTHTAVVGAVINFVLSVVKIIAGVFGHSQALVADGIHSLSDLLSDLLVLLAGRRASQGPDHDHPYGHARYETVATLLLGLLLIAVAVGIAWDSIERLFQPAALLRPEPLTLLAALASILVKEWLYWWTLGYAKRVKSDLLRANAWHHRTDAVSSVVVLVGIAGTMAGLAYLDAIAAVVVAIMIAKIGWELGWEAINELVDTGMESERLSAVKETIRSVGGVRDIHMLRTRRYAGQVSADVHVLVDPLVSVSEGHMISLLVEQRLKREIDEITDVTVHIDPEDDDHFPPPVGLPLRAEALARLASLWSAIPEANERERMVFHYLRGQIDIEVHFPLAACRRQGADVAALHERLSAAIKDEPVFRDVRILFG from the coding sequence ATGCGCACGCCCACAGACGCGTCAGCCGAACGCCGCCACGCCGTGACGCACACGGCCGTCGTCGGGGCCGTGATTAATTTCGTGTTGTCCGTCGTGAAGATCATCGCAGGGGTGTTCGGACACTCTCAAGCGCTCGTTGCCGACGGGATCCATTCGCTCTCGGATCTCTTGTCCGATCTACTGGTCCTGTTGGCCGGCCGCCGCGCCAGCCAAGGACCCGATCACGATCATCCATACGGGCACGCTCGGTACGAAACGGTTGCAACCCTCCTGTTGGGTTTGCTGCTGATCGCGGTGGCCGTCGGCATCGCCTGGGATTCCATCGAGCGCCTGTTTCAGCCGGCGGCCTTGCTCCGGCCGGAGCCATTGACCCTGCTTGCGGCCCTGGCATCGATCCTGGTCAAGGAATGGCTCTACTGGTGGACGCTCGGCTATGCCAAACGCGTCAAGTCGGATCTGCTGCGCGCCAACGCTTGGCACCACCGAACGGATGCCGTTTCTTCGGTGGTCGTCCTTGTCGGCATTGCCGGGACCATGGCTGGCCTGGCCTATCTGGATGCGATCGCGGCGGTCGTAGTGGCGATTATGATCGCAAAGATCGGTTGGGAGCTCGGCTGGGAGGCCATCAACGAACTCGTCGATACCGGCATGGAGTCCGAGCGGCTGAGCGCGGTCAAGGAGACCATTCGGTCGGTCGGCGGCGTGCGTGATATCCATATGCTGCGCACGCGCCGCTATGCCGGACAGGTCTCGGCCGACGTGCACGTCTTGGTCGATCCCCTCGTCAGCGTCTCCGAAGGGCATATGATCAGTCTGTTGGTCGAGCAACGACTCAAGCGAGAGATCGACGAGATCACCGATGTGACCGTGCATATCGATCCCGAAGACGACGATCACTTCCCTCCCCCAGTCGGCCTCCCGCTGCGAGCCGAGGCGCTCGCCCGTCTCGCGTCGCTTTGGTCGGCGATTCCTGAGGCGAACGAGCGCGAACGGATGGTCTTCCATTATCTCCGGGGCCAGATCGACATCGAGGTCCATTTTCCGCTTGCCGCGTGTCGGCGACAGGGTGCGGATGTGGCCGCTCTGCACGAGCGGCTCTCCGCAGCGATCAAGGACGAGCCGGTGTTCCGCGATGTGCGAATCCTGTTCGGGTAG
- the glyQ gene encoding glycine--tRNA ligase subunit alpha — protein MSLDREDVSTFQGLVFALERYWAEQGCVILQPLDMEVGAGTFHPATFLRSIGPEPWRSAYVQPSRRPTDGRYGENPNRLQHYYQYQVVLKPSPLEIQDLYLDSLRRLGIDPLVHDIRFVEDNWESPTLGAWGLGWEVWLNGMEVTQFTYFQQVGGLDCRPVTGEITYGLERIAMYLQGVESVYDLIWSQTPAGVVTYGDVYHQNEVEQSAYNFEHADIDALFKQFDTCEAVSAAMVEKGLPLPAYEQVLKASHTFNLLDARGAISVTERQRFILRVRTLSRAVAQAYFDRREALGFPMLTR, from the coding sequence TTGAGTCTCGATCGCGAGGATGTCTCGACCTTTCAGGGCCTCGTTTTTGCCCTCGAGCGTTACTGGGCCGAGCAGGGATGCGTCATCCTTCAGCCACTCGACATGGAGGTGGGTGCGGGAACTTTCCATCCGGCGACCTTTCTGCGATCCATCGGGCCCGAGCCGTGGCGCAGCGCCTACGTCCAGCCTTCGCGTCGTCCGACCGACGGGCGTTACGGGGAGAATCCGAATCGCCTCCAGCATTATTACCAATACCAGGTCGTGCTGAAACCTTCGCCGCTCGAGATTCAGGATCTCTACCTCGACTCGCTGCGCCGACTCGGGATCGATCCGCTGGTGCATGATATCCGATTTGTCGAAGACAACTGGGAATCGCCGACCTTGGGTGCCTGGGGGTTGGGCTGGGAGGTTTGGCTCAACGGGATGGAGGTGACCCAGTTCACCTATTTCCAGCAGGTAGGAGGACTCGATTGTCGGCCGGTGACCGGCGAGATCACCTATGGCCTGGAACGTATCGCCATGTACCTGCAAGGTGTGGAGAGTGTCTACGACCTGATTTGGAGTCAGACCCCGGCGGGCGTCGTCACCTACGGCGATGTGTATCATCAGAACGAAGTCGAGCAGTCCGCCTACAACTTCGAGCACGCCGACATCGACGCCTTGTTCAAACAATTCGACACCTGCGAGGCGGTGAGCGCCGCCATGGTCGAGAAGGGGCTCCCGCTGCCGGCCTACGAGCAAGTCTTGAAGGCCTCCCACACCTTCAACCTCCTCGATGCGCGCGGTGCGATCTCGGTCACCGAGCGGCAGCGGTTCATCCTGCGGGTACGCACCCTTTCGCGCGCCGTCGCCCAGGCTTACTTCGACCGCCGGGAGGCCCTCGGCTTCCCGATGCTGACCCGCTAA
- the glyS gene encoding glycine--tRNA ligase subunit beta, translating into MDATSNLLVEIGTEELPPTALLALSNAFVACFREQLDGAGIGFETIEPFASPRRLALLVRGIQTRQPDREILRRGPAVQSAFASDGQPTKAALGFAGSCGVPVDALAREVTNKGEWLAFRSTVSGALTTSLVPELTDAALARLPIPKRMRWGEGSEEFVRPVHWVCLVLGTEAIPGRILGTEAGRRTHGHRFHHPEPINVPEATEYAELLRSCGSVEPDFKRRRDLVRSQVEALAAANGLRARVDDALLDEVTALVEWPSAILGHFDAAYLAIPPEVLIETMRSNQKYFPVEDTSGALQASFITVANIESRDPDQVRAGNERVIRPRFADAAFFWAQDLKQPLEGYAERLKTVVFQDRLGTVAEKSDRVARLAHDLASSLGVDPDLAARAARLSRCDLVTSMVYEFPGLQGTMGRYYAEHANEDPCVCAAMEEQYLPRFAGDVLPAGPCGRVLAIADRIDTLVGIFGIGLRPTGAKDPYGLRRASIGVLRILIETPLELDLRALIAAAASAYPAGLLSTDVEAAALAYVIDRLRGYYHERGVSADTIEAVLHTGVTLPTDLDARLAAVTAFRSMSGSASLAAANKRIRNLLSKSGIDIGFGSVCPETNGQLLEEPAEIRLAARVDELSSRVVPLAHSRDYVGVLSLLSDLETDLEAFFDQVMVMVEEPDIRENRIRLLRSLAGLFLLVADISRLQE; encoded by the coding sequence GTGGACGCAACCAGTAACCTTCTGGTCGAGATCGGAACCGAAGAGCTCCCTCCGACCGCTTTGCTCGCACTCTCGAACGCCTTTGTCGCGTGTTTTCGCGAGCAGCTCGACGGCGCCGGCATCGGTTTCGAGACGATCGAGCCCTTCGCCTCGCCACGTCGACTCGCCCTTTTGGTGCGGGGCATTCAGACCCGGCAGCCCGATCGGGAGATCCTGCGGCGGGGACCTGCCGTGCAGTCCGCATTCGCATCCGACGGCCAGCCGACCAAGGCCGCTTTGGGTTTTGCCGGGTCTTGCGGTGTGCCGGTCGATGCACTCGCTCGCGAGGTCACGAACAAGGGCGAATGGCTGGCATTCCGAAGCACGGTGTCCGGCGCGCTCACGACCTCGCTGGTGCCGGAGTTGACCGACGCCGCTCTGGCCCGGCTTCCCATCCCCAAACGGATGCGTTGGGGCGAGGGCTCGGAAGAGTTCGTGCGTCCGGTCCACTGGGTCTGCTTGGTCCTGGGGACCGAAGCGATACCGGGGCGCATTCTGGGCACCGAGGCCGGTCGCCGCACGCACGGACATCGCTTCCATCACCCCGAGCCGATCAACGTCCCCGAAGCGACGGAGTACGCCGAGCTGCTGCGGTCATGCGGTTCGGTCGAGCCGGATTTCAAGCGGAGGCGCGATCTGGTCCGCAGCCAGGTCGAGGCGCTGGCTGCGGCGAATGGTTTGCGCGCGCGGGTCGATGACGCGCTGCTCGACGAGGTCACGGCCTTGGTGGAATGGCCAAGCGCGATTCTGGGCCACTTCGATGCCGCCTATCTCGCCATTCCCCCCGAGGTGCTGATCGAGACGATGCGCTCGAACCAGAAATACTTCCCGGTCGAGGACACTTCGGGGGCCTTGCAGGCATCCTTCATCACGGTGGCCAACATCGAGAGCCGAGATCCGGATCAGGTCCGTGCCGGCAACGAGCGCGTGATCCGTCCTCGTTTCGCGGATGCGGCCTTTTTTTGGGCCCAGGATCTCAAGCAGCCGTTGGAAGGGTACGCCGAACGGCTCAAGACCGTCGTCTTCCAGGATCGGCTCGGCACTGTCGCCGAGAAGAGCGACCGAGTGGCACGCCTGGCACATGATCTGGCGTCCTCGCTCGGGGTCGATCCGGATCTCGCTGCCCGCGCCGCACGGCTCTCGCGCTGCGACCTGGTCACCTCGATGGTCTACGAGTTTCCCGGCCTTCAGGGGACGATGGGGCGCTATTACGCCGAGCACGCGAACGAGGATCCCTGTGTCTGTGCTGCGATGGAAGAGCAGTATCTGCCGAGGTTCGCAGGCGATGTCCTTCCGGCGGGCCCGTGCGGAAGGGTCCTGGCGATCGCCGATCGGATCGATACCCTGGTCGGGATCTTCGGCATCGGCTTGCGTCCCACAGGGGCCAAGGACCCTTACGGTCTAAGACGCGCATCGATCGGCGTGCTGCGTATCCTCATCGAGACCCCCTTGGAGCTCGATCTGCGCGCGTTGATTGCTGCGGCGGCATCCGCCTATCCGGCGGGGCTCTTGAGCACGGATGTCGAGGCTGCAGCCCTGGCGTATGTGATCGATCGTCTGCGTGGCTACTACCACGAGCGTGGTGTCTCAGCAGATACGATCGAGGCGGTGCTCCACACGGGCGTCACGCTACCGACCGATCTCGATGCCCGTCTGGCGGCCGTTACGGCCTTCCGATCCATGAGCGGCTCCGCATCCCTTGCAGCGGCAAACAAGCGAATCCGCAATCTCTTGAGCAAGTCAGGGATCGACATCGGTTTCGGCTCGGTGTGTCCGGAAACCAACGGGCAACTGCTCGAAGAGCCGGCCGAGATCCGTCTTGCCGCTCGGGTCGACGAGCTCTCCTCGCGGGTCGTGCCCCTCGCCCACTCCCGTGACTATGTCGGTGTTTTGAGTCTTCTATCCGACCTCGAAACCGATCTCGAAGCCTTTTTCGACCAGGTGATGGTCATGGTGGAGGAGCCGGATATCCGCGAGAACCGCATCCGACTGCTCCGTTCCCTGGCGGGATTGTTCCTGCTGGTTGCGGATATTTCCCGTCTCCAAGAATGA
- the gmhB gene encoding D-glycero-beta-D-manno-heptose 1,7-bisphosphate 7-phosphatase gives MVDRVVILDRDGVINEDSEHFVKSIDEWIPLPGSIDAIVRLSHAGYRVAVATNQSGLARGLLTPADLDAMHRKLRDLLSEQGGRIEMIVYCPHGPDDGCGCRKPKPGMLEEIGRRLSVNLAGVPFVGDSLGDIVAARAAGADPWMVRTGKGENTLASGSPDLAGVPVYADLASVADALLHG, from the coding sequence ATGGTTGATCGGGTCGTGATTCTGGATCGTGACGGCGTCATCAACGAGGACTCGGAGCATTTCGTCAAATCCATCGACGAGTGGATCCCTTTGCCGGGCAGCATCGATGCGATCGTGCGCCTCTCCCACGCAGGTTATCGGGTCGCCGTCGCGACGAATCAGTCCGGGTTGGCGCGCGGTCTGCTGACACCGGCTGACCTCGATGCCATGCACCGCAAACTTCGGGATCTGTTGTCCGAGCAGGGAGGACGCATCGAGATGATCGTCTATTGTCCGCATGGACCCGATGACGGCTGCGGCTGCCGCAAACCCAAGCCCGGTATGCTCGAGGAGATCGGGAGGCGACTCTCGGTCAATCTCGCAGGCGTGCCCTTTGTCGGCGACTCGCTCGGCGACATCGTGGCGGCGAGGGCTGCCGGGGCCGATCCCTGGATGGTTCGCACGGGAAAAGGGGAGAACACGCTGGCGAGCGGATCCCCTGACCTTGCCGGAGTTCCCGTCTATGCCGACCTCGCGTCCGTCGCCGATGCACTGCTCCATGGATAG
- a CDS encoding 1-acyl-sn-glycerol-3-phosphate acyltransferase: MDRPTFRERLNAGLLRGVTLTRSLLYQVVLVGSALVYSTLLLVVGPMASDERLDRLAQSWAKLNLAALKWICGLRCRVSGLDRLPVENAIVLSKHQSAWDILALRAVLPIRQSWVLKQELMRIPVFGAGLKRLHCIPIDRAAGRRAIVELVREGLRNLQSGRWVIVFPEGTRTAPGCRHPYAIGGAVLAERSGRPVVPIAHNAGSFWGRRSISKTPGTIDLVIGPTIPTAGRSAAEINAAVEEWIESTVAALPGSDAA; this comes from the coding sequence ATGGATAGACCGACATTCCGGGAGAGGCTGAATGCGGGCCTGCTGCGTGGAGTCACCCTGACCCGTTCGCTGCTGTACCAGGTCGTTCTGGTCGGCTCGGCCCTCGTGTACTCCACACTTCTTCTCGTCGTCGGTCCGATGGCATCGGACGAACGTCTCGATCGTCTGGCGCAAAGCTGGGCAAAGCTCAATTTAGCGGCACTGAAATGGATCTGCGGACTGCGCTGCCGCGTCAGTGGACTGGACAGGTTACCTGTCGAGAACGCTATTGTTCTGAGCAAGCATCAGTCGGCATGGGACATCCTCGCGCTGAGGGCAGTGCTGCCGATTCGCCAGAGCTGGGTCTTGAAACAGGAGTTGATGCGCATCCCGGTCTTCGGGGCCGGTTTAAAACGCCTGCACTGCATTCCGATCGACCGCGCCGCGGGCCGTCGAGCCATCGTGGAATTGGTGCGCGAAGGTCTGCGAAACCTGCAGAGCGGGCGCTGGGTGATCGTCTTCCCGGAAGGCACGCGCACAGCGCCGGGTTGTCGCCACCCGTACGCCATCGGCGGGGCCGTTCTGGCCGAGCGCAGCGGCAGGCCCGTCGTGCCGATCGCGCACAACGCCGGTTCCTTCTGGGGACGGCGGAGCATCAGCAAGACACCCGGGACGATCGACCTGGTCATCGGGCCGACCATCCCGACCGCGGGGCGGAGCGCTGCCGAGATCAATGCGGCGGTGGAAGAGTGGATCGAATCGACCGTTGCTGCATTGCCCGGATCGGACGCGGCTTAG